A single window of Synechococcus sp. CBW1004 DNA harbors:
- a CDS encoding glycosyltransferase family 4 protein yields the protein MTFATSPNAAALFTLGGAAILTALIVPIVRRLGLRWDLVDTPDPRKQHTRPMVRLGGVGIVIGFSLALTLTWLLGGFADLPPDKDQLIWTTLAGALCFFVIGLADDLFALPPLPRLLGQLLVAIAVWGEGVRIGSIELPFGLFGSAPYLVLPDGFSLLATVIWLVGITNAINWLDGLDGLAAGVSGIAAVGLLSVSFSLHQPAAGLLAAALAGACLGFLRHNFNPARIFMGDGGSYFLGFALAAISIVGPAKGLTSVSLLLPILILSLPLADMSAVIMGRLSEGRSPFYPDRRHLHHRLLRAGLSHRRTVVLIYAFTQWLAALALVVANAELRFLWLALATAVLVGVVVLARRQMQQERS from the coding sequence GTGACGTTCGCCACCAGCCCCAACGCGGCGGCCCTGTTCACCCTGGGCGGAGCGGCCATTCTGACCGCCCTGATCGTCCCGATCGTGCGGCGTCTCGGATTGCGCTGGGATCTGGTGGACACCCCGGATCCCCGCAAGCAGCACACCCGTCCGATGGTGCGCCTCGGCGGGGTGGGCATCGTGATCGGCTTCAGCCTCGCTCTCACCCTCACCTGGCTGCTGGGTGGCTTCGCCGATCTGCCTCCCGACAAGGACCAGCTGATCTGGACCACCCTGGCCGGCGCCCTCTGCTTCTTCGTGATCGGCCTCGCCGATGATCTCTTCGCCCTGCCGCCGCTGCCGCGGCTGCTGGGTCAGCTGCTGGTGGCGATCGCCGTCTGGGGGGAAGGGGTGCGCATCGGCTCGATCGAACTGCCCTTCGGCCTGTTCGGCAGCGCTCCCTATCTGGTGCTGCCCGATGGCTTCAGCCTGCTCGCCACGGTGATCTGGCTGGTGGGCATCACCAATGCGATCAACTGGCTCGACGGCCTCGACGGCCTGGCCGCCGGGGTCAGTGGGATCGCCGCCGTCGGGCTTCTGTCGGTGAGCTTCAGCCTGCATCAGCCCGCCGCCGGCCTGCTGGCCGCGGCCCTGGCGGGGGCCTGCCTCGGCTTCCTGCGCCACAACTTCAATCCCGCCCGCATCTTCATGGGCGACGGTGGCTCCTATTTCCTCGGCTTCGCCCTGGCGGCGATCAGCATCGTCGGCCCGGCCAAGGGACTCACCAGCGTCAGCCTGCTGCTGCCGATTCTGATCCTGTCCCTGCCACTGGCCGACATGTCGGCAGTGATCATGGGTCGCCTCAGCGAGGGCCGCTCCCCCTTCTATCCAGACCGCCGCCACCTGCATCACCGCCTGCTGCGGGCCGGCCTCAGCCACCGCCGCACCGTGGTGCTGATCTACGCCTTCACCCAGTGGCTGGCGGCCCTGGCGCTGGTGGTGGCCAACGCCGAACTCCGCTTCCTCTGGCTGGCGCTCGCCACGGCGGTGCTGGTCGGCGTGGTGGTGCTGGCCCGGCGCCAGATGCAGCAGGAGCGGAGCTGA
- the glyA gene encoding serine hydroxymethyltransferase, protein MTDPINAPLSSGDPAVAALIGKELARQQSHLELIASENFASRAVMEAQGSVLTNKYAEGLPHKRYYGGCEHVDAIEELAIERAKQLFGAAWANVQPHSGAQANFAVFLALLQPGDTILGMDLSHGGHLTHGSPVNVSGKWFKVVQYGVDPETQRLNFDTIRQLALEHRPKLIICGYSAYPRTIDFAAFRAIADEVGAYLLADMAHIAGLVAAGVHPNPLPHCHVVTTTTHKTLRGPRGGLILCNDAEFGRQFDKAVFPGTQGGPLEHVIAAKAVAFGEALQPSFRAYSQQVVTNAQALATRIRERGIDVVSGGTDNHLVLLDLRSIGMTGKVADLLVSDVNITANKNTVPFDPQSPFVTSGLRLGTAALTTRGFDAAAFREVADVIADRLLNPEDAAIEQRCRDRVAALCERFPLYAGERQLQNA, encoded by the coding sequence ATGACGGATCCGATCAACGCCCCCCTGAGCAGCGGTGATCCGGCCGTCGCCGCCCTGATCGGCAAGGAGCTCGCGCGGCAGCAGAGCCACCTGGAGCTGATCGCCTCCGAGAACTTCGCCTCCCGCGCCGTGATGGAGGCCCAGGGCTCGGTGCTGACCAACAAGTACGCCGAGGGCCTGCCCCACAAGCGCTACTACGGCGGCTGCGAGCACGTCGACGCGATCGAGGAACTGGCGATCGAGCGGGCGAAGCAGCTGTTCGGCGCCGCCTGGGCCAACGTGCAGCCCCACAGCGGTGCCCAGGCCAACTTCGCCGTCTTCCTGGCGCTGCTGCAGCCCGGCGACACGATCCTGGGCATGGACCTCAGCCACGGCGGCCATCTCACCCACGGCTCGCCGGTCAACGTCAGCGGCAAGTGGTTCAAGGTCGTCCAGTACGGCGTCGACCCCGAGACCCAGCGGCTCAACTTCGACACGATCCGCCAGCTGGCTCTGGAGCACCGCCCCAAGCTGATCATCTGCGGCTACTCCGCCTATCCGCGCACGATCGACTTCGCCGCCTTCCGCGCCATCGCCGATGAGGTGGGCGCCTACCTGCTGGCCGACATGGCCCACATCGCCGGCCTGGTGGCCGCCGGCGTGCACCCCAACCCCCTTCCCCACTGCCATGTGGTGACCACCACCACCCACAAGACCCTGCGCGGTCCCCGCGGCGGCCTGATCCTCTGCAATGACGCCGAGTTCGGAAGACAGTTCGACAAGGCCGTGTTCCCCGGCACCCAGGGCGGCCCGCTGGAGCATGTGATCGCCGCCAAGGCGGTGGCCTTCGGCGAGGCGCTGCAGCCCTCCTTCCGGGCCTACAGCCAGCAGGTGGTGACCAACGCCCAGGCCCTGGCGACCCGCATCCGCGAACGCGGCATCGATGTGGTCAGCGGCGGCACCGACAACCACCTGGTGTTGCTCGATCTGCGCTCGATCGGCATGACCGGCAAGGTGGCCGACCTGCTGGTGAGCGATGTGAACATCACCGCCAACAAGAACACGGTTCCGTTCGATCCCCAGTCCCCCTTCGTCACCAGCGGCCTGCGGCTCGGCACCGCCGCCCTCACCACCCGCGGCTTCGATGCAGCCGCCTTCCGTGAGGTGGCCGACGTGATCGCCGACCGGCTGCTCAACCCGGAGGATGCCGCCATCGAGCAACGGTGCCGCGACCGGGTGGCCGCGCTGTGCGAGCGCTTCCCGCTCTATGCCGGCGAGCGTCAACTGCAGAACGCCTGA
- a CDS encoding DUF3181 family protein, translated as MTLAASDLEELTTAIADRLYVQIAGWHLYLGDAGLAGTLAIECAGRLDQGASVCARQSLEAVQVPIGGGATRLPLARLVPAGQLRDLEELLAPYA; from the coding sequence ATGACCCTCGCCGCCAGCGACCTCGAGGAGCTCACCACAGCCATCGCCGATCGCCTGTACGTGCAGATCGCCGGCTGGCATCTCTATCTCGGCGACGCCGGGCTGGCTGGGACACTGGCGATCGAATGCGCCGGCCGACTCGATCAGGGGGCATCCGTCTGCGCCCGCCAGTCGCTTGAGGCCGTGCAGGTGCCGATCGGGGGGGGCGCCACACGCCTGCCTCTGGCCCGCCTGGTGCCGGCCGGGCAGCTGCGTGATCTCGAGGAGCTGCTGGCGCCCTACGCCTGA
- a CDS encoding cytochrome-c oxidase codes for MLIIEVTNAREVVSRRIGRLGSRLIGKVVDAEAQVEKALIQELENAFRDFGIEARIYSVDGPQMLGRSHLEIPLQVREEREVGPG; via the coding sequence GTGCTGATCATCGAGGTCACCAACGCCCGCGAGGTGGTGAGCCGGCGCATCGGTCGACTCGGCAGTCGCCTGATCGGCAAGGTTGTGGATGCCGAGGCCCAGGTGGAGAAGGCTCTGATCCAGGAGCTCGAGAACGCCTTCCGAGACTTCGGAATCGAGGCGCGCATCTACTCGGTCGATGGCCCCCAGATGCTGGGCCGCTCCCATCTGGAGATCCCGCTGCAGGTGCGCGAGGAGCGTGAGGTGGGGCCGGGCTGA
- the murJ gene encoding murein biosynthesis integral membrane protein MurJ encodes MGDSSQRSPAEADPGSGGGVRSLRRIALIVAVATALSKVAGLVRQQVIAAAFGVGAAYDAYNYAYVLPGFLLILLGGINGPFHSAMVSVLARRDRREGAHVLAAINTIVGAGLIAVTIVLVLFADPLIDLVGPMLDAERHRIAVVQLRWMAPMALFAGLIGLGFGALNAADVFWLPSVSPLLSSVAVIIGIGLLWWQLGSSITLPATAVIGGIVLAASTTVGAILQWLIQLPALAKEGLNKLQLVWDWKDPGVQEVLKVMGPATLSSGMLQINVFVSLFFASGMPEAAAGLGYANLLVQTPLGLLSNALLVPLLPVYARLTAPQDRPELIGRIRQGLMLSNASMLPLGALMVGLAVPIVALIYERGAFDRSAAALVGQLLMAYGIGMPAYLARDVLVRVFYALADANTPFRWSVGGIGLNAVFCWAFTGGPTPGWGLQLPMLNAGAAGLVLATVAVNLITCLGLLLALQRRLGGLPLRIWARDTALLLLAAVLGGVVAWLLAEQVAWPTGLLGLLLQCGIASAMGTAVYGLVASLAGVPEVQELLATVRRRLPGKA; translated from the coding sequence ATGGGTGACTCATCACAGCGCAGCCCCGCCGAGGCCGATCCCGGCAGCGGCGGGGGCGTACGCTCGCTGCGCCGCATCGCCCTGATCGTGGCGGTGGCCACCGCCCTCAGCAAGGTGGCGGGGCTGGTGCGTCAGCAGGTGATCGCCGCGGCCTTCGGGGTGGGCGCCGCCTACGACGCCTACAACTACGCCTACGTCCTGCCCGGCTTCCTGCTGATCCTGCTGGGCGGCATCAACGGCCCGTTCCACAGCGCCATGGTGAGCGTGCTGGCCCGCCGGGACCGCCGTGAGGGAGCCCATGTGCTCGCGGCGATCAACACGATCGTCGGCGCGGGCCTGATCGCCGTCACGATCGTGCTGGTGCTGTTCGCCGATCCGCTGATCGACCTGGTGGGGCCGATGCTGGATGCCGAGCGGCACCGGATCGCCGTGGTGCAGCTGCGCTGGATGGCGCCGATGGCTCTGTTCGCCGGCCTGATCGGCCTGGGTTTCGGCGCGCTCAACGCCGCCGATGTGTTCTGGCTGCCCTCGGTCAGCCCGCTGCTCTCGAGCGTGGCGGTGATCATCGGCATCGGCCTGCTCTGGTGGCAGCTCGGCAGCAGCATCACCCTGCCGGCCACGGCGGTGATCGGTGGGATCGTGCTGGCCGCCAGCACCACGGTGGGGGCGATCCTGCAGTGGCTGATCCAGCTGCCGGCACTGGCGAAGGAGGGCCTCAACAAGCTGCAGCTCGTCTGGGACTGGAAGGATCCCGGCGTTCAGGAGGTGCTGAAGGTGATGGGTCCGGCCACCCTCTCCTCGGGGATGCTGCAGATCAACGTGTTCGTGTCGCTGTTCTTCGCCTCCGGCATGCCGGAGGCGGCGGCGGGACTGGGCTACGCCAATCTTCTGGTGCAGACACCCCTGGGGCTGCTCTCCAACGCCCTGCTGGTGCCGCTTCTGCCGGTGTACGCACGGCTGACGGCACCGCAGGACCGCCCCGAGCTGATCGGCCGCATCCGCCAGGGTCTGATGCTCTCCAACGCCAGCATGCTGCCGCTGGGGGCGCTGATGGTGGGCCTGGCGGTGCCGATCGTGGCCCTGATCTACGAGCGGGGCGCCTTCGACCGCAGCGCCGCCGCGCTGGTGGGACAGCTGCTGATGGCCTACGGCATCGGCATGCCCGCCTACCTGGCCCGCGACGTGCTGGTGCGGGTCTTCTATGCCCTGGCCGACGCCAACACCCCCTTCCGCTGGTCGGTGGGCGGCATCGGCCTCAACGCGGTGTTCTGCTGGGCCTTCACCGGCGGCCCCACCCCCGGCTGGGGCCTGCAGCTGCCCATGCTCAACGCCGGAGCAGCCGGGCTGGTGCTGGCCACGGTGGCCGTGAACCTGATCACCTGCCTCGGGCTGCTGCTGGCGCTGCAGCGGCGGCTGGGGGGTCTGCCGCTGCGGATCTGGGCCCGCGACACGGCCCTGCTGCTGCTGGCGGCCGTGCTGGGAGGTGTGGTGGCCTGGCTGCTGGCCGAACAGGTGGCCTGGCCGACGGGACTGCTGGGTCTGCTGCTGCAGTGCGGCATCGCCAGCGCCATGGGCACGGCCGTCTATGGACTGGTGGCCTCGCTGGCCGGGGTGCCGGAGGTGCAGGAACTGCTGGCCACCGTGCGTCGCCGGCTGCCCGGCAAGGCCTGA
- the sfsA gene encoding DNA/RNA nuclease SfsA, translating into MSDPTPLQVPSEPCPVWPLADLREGVLLRRYKRFLADVRLDSGEEVTAHCPNTGPMTGVLLPGGRVRLRHDPSPSRKLAWTWEQAEVPGADGMPVWVGVNTALPNRLVRATIEAGCLEPWLGPIGSIRPEVPYGEGRRSRIDLLLTPAEGAADPRPIYVEVKNTTWTDGDLALFPDTVTERGQKHLQELTALLPEARAVLLPCLARSDVRRFAPGDAADARYGELFRAALAAGVEVLPCRYAFSAGAVQWLGLATVLERQP; encoded by the coding sequence ATGTCGGACCCGACACCGCTCCAGGTTCCTTCTGAGCCCTGCCCCGTCTGGCCGCTGGCGGATCTGCGGGAGGGCGTGCTGCTGAGGCGTTACAAGCGCTTCCTGGCCGATGTGCGTCTCGACAGCGGCGAGGAGGTGACGGCCCACTGCCCCAACACCGGCCCGATGACCGGCGTGCTGCTGCCGGGGGGGCGCGTGCGGCTGCGCCATGACCCGTCGCCCAGCCGCAAGCTCGCCTGGACCTGGGAGCAGGCCGAGGTGCCGGGCGCCGATGGCATGCCGGTGTGGGTGGGGGTGAACACCGCCCTGCCCAACCGGCTGGTGCGGGCCACGATCGAGGCGGGTTGTCTCGAGCCCTGGCTGGGCCCGATCGGCTCGATCCGGCCGGAGGTCCCCTACGGCGAGGGACGCCGCAGCCGCATCGATCTGCTGCTCACCCCGGCGGAGGGGGCGGCCGATCCGCGGCCCATCTATGTGGAGGTCAAGAACACCACCTGGACCGACGGCGATCTGGCCCTGTTCCCGGACACGGTCACCGAGCGCGGACAGAAGCACCTGCAGGAGCTCACGGCGCTGCTGCCCGAGGCCCGTGCCGTGCTGCTTCCGTGCCTGGCGCGCAGCGACGTGCGGCGCTTCGCACCGGGGGATGCGGCCGATGCCCGCTACGGGGAGCTGTTCCGAGCTGCTCTGGCGGCGGGGGTGGAGGTGCTGCCCTGCCGCTACGCGTTCAGTGCAGGCGCGGTGCAGTGGCTGGGACTGGCCACGGTGCTGGAGCGTCAGCCCTGA
- a CDS encoding 4-hydroxy-3-methylbut-2-enyl diphosphate reductase, producing MDTRAFKRSLHHSERYNRRGFGLGEEVAGSLQTAYQSDLIASLRTNGHELREGRLTVRLAEAFGFCWGVERAVAMAYETRRHYPSERIWITNEIIHNPSVNDHLRAMDVQFIAVEDGVKDFSEVGTGDVVILPAFGATVQEMQLLNERGCHIVDTTCPWVSKVWNTVEKHKKHAFTSIIHGKVKHEETLATSSFAGTYLVVLDLAEAQMVCDYILGKGDRDTFMARFERACSPGFDPDRDLIRLGVANQTTMLKSETEEIGRLFERTLLQRFGPAEINEHFLAFNTICDATQERQDAMFSLVDEPLDLLVVIGGFNSSNTTHLQEIAVSRGIRSFHIDTPERIGPGNRIEHKPLGSGLEVEAPFLPEGPIRVGLTSGASTPDRVVEDVIRRLIELSEA from the coding sequence GTGGATACCCGTGCCTTCAAGCGCTCCCTGCATCATTCGGAGCGTTACAACCGTCGCGGTTTCGGCCTGGGCGAGGAGGTGGCCGGCAGCCTGCAGACGGCCTACCAGAGCGATCTGATCGCCAGCCTGCGCACCAACGGCCATGAGCTGCGCGAGGGCCGGCTGACAGTGCGGCTGGCTGAGGCCTTCGGCTTCTGCTGGGGGGTGGAGCGGGCGGTGGCGATGGCCTACGAAACGCGCCGCCACTACCCGAGCGAGCGCATCTGGATCACCAACGAGATCATCCACAACCCCTCGGTGAACGATCATCTGCGGGCGATGGATGTGCAGTTCATCGCCGTCGAGGACGGCGTCAAGGACTTCTCCGAGGTGGGCACCGGCGATGTGGTGATCCTGCCGGCCTTCGGAGCCACGGTGCAGGAGATGCAGCTGCTCAATGAACGCGGCTGTCACATCGTCGACACCACCTGCCCCTGGGTGTCGAAGGTGTGGAACACGGTGGAGAAGCACAAGAAGCATGCCTTCACCTCGATCATCCACGGCAAGGTGAAGCACGAGGAGACGCTCGCCACCAGCAGCTTCGCCGGCACCTATCTGGTGGTGCTCGATCTGGCCGAAGCCCAGATGGTCTGCGATTACATCCTCGGCAAGGGCGATCGCGACACCTTCATGGCGCGCTTCGAGCGGGCCTGCTCACCCGGCTTCGACCCGGACCGCGATCTGATCCGCCTGGGTGTGGCCAACCAGACGACGATGCTCAAGAGCGAGACCGAGGAGATCGGCAGGCTGTTCGAGCGCACCTTGCTGCAGCGCTTCGGGCCGGCGGAGATCAACGAGCACTTCCTGGCCTTCAACACCATCTGCGACGCCACCCAGGAGCGGCAGGACGCGATGTTCTCCCTGGTGGATGAACCGCTGGATCTGCTCGTGGTGATCGGCGGTTTCAATTCCTCCAACACCACCCACCTGCAGGAGATTGCCGTCAGCCGCGGCATCCGCTCCTTCCACATCGACACGCCCGAGCGCATCGGCCCCGGCAACCGGATCGAGCACAAGCCGCTCGGGTCGGGGCTGGAGGTGGAGGCGCCGTTCCTGCCGGAGGGGCCGATCCGGGTCGGCCTCACCTCCGGTGCCTCGACGCCCGATCGGGTGGTGGAGGATGTGATCCGTCGTCTGATCGAGCTGAGCGAGGCCTGA
- a CDS encoding DUF1997 domain-containing protein: MTDESSTASSSSLRERDDPRVHRYASAFADMMEMRAPAAVVADYLDRHEGWFRRCAAPMAVTPLGSQGYVLTLGRFGNFGFEVEPTIGLELLPQEQGIYRILTVPVPQADEALQGLYDVDFNASLRLEESSGPEVSHEEVDRMMQHTLVRWQLDLSVWIRLPAMINLLPESLVQSSGDHLLRQIVRQISRRLTWKVQEDFHASHGLPCPPRRRAQF; encoded by the coding sequence GTGACGGACGAATCCTCCACCGCCTCTTCCAGCAGCCTGCGCGAGCGCGATGACCCGCGTGTGCATCGCTACGCCAGCGCCTTCGCCGACATGATGGAGATGCGCGCCCCGGCCGCCGTGGTGGCCGACTATCTGGACCGCCACGAAGGCTGGTTCCGGCGCTGCGCCGCGCCGATGGCGGTCACCCCCCTGGGATCCCAGGGCTACGTGCTCACGCTTGGGCGTTTCGGCAACTTCGGCTTCGAGGTGGAACCCACCATCGGACTGGAGCTGCTGCCCCAGGAGCAGGGCATCTACCGCATCCTGACGGTGCCCGTGCCGCAGGCCGACGAGGCACTTCAGGGGCTCTACGACGTCGATTTCAACGCCTCGCTGCGACTTGAGGAGAGCAGCGGGCCCGAGGTCTCCCATGAGGAGGTCGACCGGATGATGCAGCACACCCTGGTGCGCTGGCAGCTGGATCTGTCGGTCTGGATCCGCCTGCCGGCGATGATCAACCTGCTGCCCGAGTCGCTGGTGCAGAGCAGCGGTGATCACCTGCTGCGACAGATCGTGCGCCAGATTTCCCGGCGGCTCACCTGGAAGGTGCAGGAGGACTTCCACGCCAGCCATGGCCTGCCCTGTCCGCCGCGGCGGCGGGCGCAGTTCTGA
- a CDS encoding DUF4079 domain-containing protein, with the protein MPIELPESLAFNLNFLHPLLMWVLLGVSGYAMVLGIKAKKTRTGTPEQRKELIKGQFGKRHFQFGSLVLAIMVLGTFGGMAVTYLNNGKLFVGPHLLVGIAMTSLLAMAAALSPLMQAGNVIARKIHVGLNMGVMTLFLWQAVTGMQIVQKLLTPAA; encoded by the coding sequence ATGCCGATCGAGCTCCCCGAATCCCTGGCCTTCAACCTCAACTTCCTGCACCCCCTGCTGATGTGGGTGCTGCTGGGGGTCTCGGGCTACGCCATGGTGCTCGGCATCAAGGCCAAGAAGACCCGCACCGGCACCCCCGAGCAGCGCAAGGAGCTGATCAAGGGGCAGTTCGGCAAACGCCATTTCCAGTTCGGCTCGCTGGTGCTGGCGATCATGGTGCTCGGCACCTTCGGTGGCATGGCCGTCACCTATCTGAACAACGGCAAGCTGTTCGTGGGGCCGCACCTGCTGGTGGGCATCGCCATGACCAGCCTGCTGGCCATGGCTGCGGCCCTCTCGCCGCTGATGCAGGCCGGCAATGTGATCGCCCGCAAGATTCACGTCGGCCTCAACATGGGCGTGATGACCCTGTTCCTCTGGCAGGCCGTCACCGGCATGCAGATCGTGCAGAAGCTGCTCACGCCCGCGGCCTGA
- the purH gene encoding bifunctional phosphoribosylaminoimidazolecarboxamide formyltransferase/IMP cyclohydrolase codes for MAPTALLSVSDKQDLIPLAEGLLRHGYRLISSGGTASALASAGLPVTKVAEHTGAPEILGGRVKTLHPRIHGGILARRSDPSHQADLEAQGIDAIDVVVVNLYPFRQTVADPAVAFETAIENIDIGGPAMVRASAKNHADVAVLTDPSQYPDFLAALDAGAVDAALRRRLALAAFRHTADYDAAIAAWLGQRLAEEDGTTPQEAPPLRLELPARQTLRYGENPHQQATWHSSPDGGWGGASQLQGKELSYNNILDLDAALATVREFGYGHGSQPAAVVVKHTNPCGVATGSGTADALTRALDADRVSAFGGIVALNTPVDGSTADQLTSLFLECVVAPAFDEAARSQLAAKANLRLLELSPEAIARAARRQLRSLLGGVLVQDLDDQPVDESVWQVASDRQPSAAELDDLRFAWKLVRHVRSNAITVARDGQSLGIGAGQMNRVGSAQLALAAAGERARGAVLASDGFFPFDDTVRLAASHGITAVIHPGGSVRDKDSIAACNELGLAMVVTGRRHFLH; via the coding sequence ATGGCCCCCACGGCCCTCCTGAGCGTCTCCGACAAGCAGGACCTCATCCCGCTGGCCGAGGGCCTGCTGCGCCACGGCTATCGCCTGATCTCCAGCGGCGGGACAGCCTCGGCCCTTGCCTCCGCAGGCCTGCCGGTGACCAAGGTGGCCGAGCACACCGGCGCCCCCGAGATCCTGGGCGGGCGGGTGAAGACCCTGCATCCGCGCATCCACGGCGGCATCCTGGCCCGCCGCTCCGATCCGTCGCACCAGGCCGATCTGGAGGCCCAGGGCATCGACGCCATCGATGTGGTGGTAGTCAACCTCTATCCCTTCCGCCAGACCGTGGCCGATCCGGCCGTGGCCTTCGAGACCGCGATCGAGAACATCGATATCGGCGGGCCGGCGATGGTGCGCGCCTCCGCCAAGAACCACGCCGACGTGGCGGTGCTCACCGACCCTTCTCAGTACCCGGACTTCCTGGCCGCCCTCGACGCCGGCGCGGTGGACGCGGCGCTGCGCCGCCGCCTCGCCCTGGCCGCCTTCCGCCACACCGCCGACTACGACGCGGCCATCGCCGCCTGGCTGGGGCAGCGCCTCGCGGAGGAAGACGGCACCACCCCGCAGGAGGCGCCGCCCCTGCGACTGGAGCTCCCTGCACGCCAGACCCTTCGCTACGGCGAGAACCCGCATCAGCAGGCCACCTGGCACAGCAGCCCCGATGGCGGCTGGGGCGGCGCCAGCCAGCTGCAGGGCAAGGAACTCAGCTACAACAACATCCTTGATCTCGACGCCGCCCTGGCCACGGTGCGCGAGTTCGGGTACGGCCACGGCAGCCAGCCGGCAGCGGTCGTGGTCAAGCACACCAACCCCTGCGGCGTCGCCACCGGCAGCGGCACCGCCGACGCCCTGACCCGGGCCCTTGACGCCGACCGGGTGAGCGCCTTCGGGGGCATCGTGGCGCTCAACACCCCGGTGGATGGGTCCACCGCCGACCAGCTCACCAGCCTGTTCCTCGAATGCGTGGTGGCACCGGCGTTTGATGAGGCGGCTCGCAGCCAGCTGGCGGCCAAGGCCAACCTGCGCCTGCTGGAGCTCTCCCCCGAGGCGATCGCCCGCGCCGCACGCCGGCAGCTGCGGTCGCTGCTCGGCGGCGTGCTGGTGCAGGACCTCGACGATCAGCCGGTGGATGAAAGCGTCTGGCAGGTGGCCAGCGACCGCCAGCCCAGCGCCGCCGAGCTCGACGACCTGCGCTTCGCCTGGAAGCTGGTGCGCCACGTGCGCTCCAACGCGATCACCGTGGCCAGGGACGGCCAGAGCCTGGGCATCGGCGCCGGCCAGATGAACCGGGTGGGCTCCGCCCAGCTGGCCCTGGCAGCCGCCGGCGAGCGGGCCCGCGGGGCGGTGCTGGCCAGCGACGGCTTCTTCCCCTTCGATGACACGGTGCGCCTGGCCGCCAGCCACGGCATCACGGCCGTGATCCATCCCGGCGGCAGCGTGCGTGACAAGGACTCGATCGCCGCCTGCAATGAGCTGGGTCTGGCGATGGTGGTCACCGGCCGGCGTCACTTCCTGCACTGA
- a CDS encoding alpha/beta hydrolase: protein MNVSASSSPPRDDGQAIHLGPERAAQRLVLLHGWGADADDLLDLAEVLVPPEVSVVSLRAPEAHPAGMGRQWYPLLLNAAMVPEPVWERVPAAREALRRRLLDLASTVPLERTAVLGFSQGAAMALDAATGGDQPLPLAALIASSGYPHHGWQPRASGTPVLLTHGRQDPVVTPDHCDSLERLLQEAGIPVRRHDFSGGHGIDPALLPELARFLKEAWSR, encoded by the coding sequence ATGAACGTCTCTGCCAGCAGCAGTCCGCCCCGCGATGACGGACAGGCGATCCATCTCGGGCCGGAACGGGCGGCGCAGCGTCTGGTGCTGCTGCATGGCTGGGGTGCCGATGCCGATGACCTGCTCGATCTGGCGGAGGTGCTGGTGCCCCCGGAGGTGAGCGTGGTGTCGCTGCGGGCGCCGGAGGCCCACCCCGCCGGCATGGGGCGCCAGTGGTATCCCCTGCTCTTGAACGCCGCCATGGTGCCGGAGCCGGTCTGGGAGCGGGTGCCGGCGGCCCGGGAGGCGCTGCGCCGCAGGCTGCTCGATCTGGCGTCCACGGTGCCGCTCGAGCGCACGGCCGTGCTGGGGTTTTCCCAGGGGGCGGCCATGGCGCTCGATGCCGCCACCGGCGGTGATCAGCCGTTGCCGCTGGCGGCGCTGATCGCCAGCAGCGGCTATCCGCATCACGGCTGGCAGCCCCGGGCCAGCGGCACGCCGGTGCTGCTCACCCATGGCCGCCAGGATCCGGTGGTGACGCCGGATCACTGCGACAGCCTCGAGCGGTTGCTGCAGGAGGCAGGAATCCCCGTGCGGCGCCACGACTTCAGCGGCGGCCATGGCATCGATCCCGCCCTGCTGCCGGAACTGGCGCGCTTTCTGAAGGAGGCCTGGTCGCGCTGA
- a CDS encoding DUF3155 domain-containing protein, translating to MSKKRKRISRRRLAGQRVLAHVPTYHLETGSHKPVTAARRYIAASELVPPAILNVRRNEHTTDRFFWGEKGLFSAQYAEENHFLFPSLRQIVDSIGEDVLFEGLEALASDDWEEMEEYEYAFV from the coding sequence ATGTCCAAGAAGCGCAAGCGGATCAGCCGCCGCCGCCTGGCAGGCCAGCGCGTGCTGGCCCATGTCCCCACCTACCACCTCGAAACGGGCTCTCACAAACCCGTCACGGCGGCGCGACGCTACATCGCCGCCAGCGAGCTGGTGCCCCCGGCGATCCTCAACGTGCGCCGCAACGAGCACACCACCGACCGCTTCTTCTGGGGCGAGAAGGGACTGTTCAGCGCCCAGTACGCCGAGGAGAACCACTTCCTGTTCCCCTCCCTGCGCCAGATCGTCGACAGCATCGGCGAGGACGTGCTCTTCGAAGGTCTCGAGGCCCTCGCCTCCGATGACTGGGAGGAGATGGAGGAGTACGAGTACGCCTTCGTCTGA